In Rhodothermus marinus DSM 4252, a single genomic region encodes these proteins:
- a CDS encoding BF3164 family lipoprotein, producing the protein MRFCKWLLLITSLLGCRTGVPQAVGEGQTAPRSFGIRTFTYRTDTLDTLKGTVWFDGPTLGRPADLLFVGSFLVVGDQALAPAIHLFRWPEGTYLQGIGQPGEGPGEFRSVAKLLRDPQTPNRAFWVYDLTAMRFTRYLLTDSAAVLDRQITQQEGLALFSPEWVGDSLLVSPAIMAYRGRLSVLNAQGALIRTIGPTPPNPKRQFVPLPVLQHAYHASLAYEPTRQALVVADFYTDRIEVYDVSGRTIGQISGPEHFPPVFEVEQVRGQFVKASTDETRHAYIDVITTPQYIFALYSGKFWPEELSWHGFYIHEFDWSGKLVRAFALPVPTLQIVLTPDGKALLGSVEEPEPALYYFSLPVK; encoded by the coding sequence CGCCCCGGTCATTTGGCATACGTACCTTCACCTACCGCACCGACACCCTGGATACCCTGAAAGGGACCGTATGGTTTGACGGCCCGACGCTGGGCCGCCCTGCCGATCTGTTATTTGTTGGATCCTTTCTGGTCGTAGGGGACCAGGCTCTGGCTCCAGCAATCCACCTGTTTCGTTGGCCAGAAGGTACCTACCTGCAGGGCATCGGCCAACCTGGCGAAGGGCCGGGCGAATTTCGAAGTGTGGCGAAACTCCTACGCGATCCGCAAACACCCAATCGCGCTTTCTGGGTATACGATCTAACCGCAATGCGTTTTACGCGCTATCTTTTGACCGATTCAGCGGCAGTTCTGGATCGCCAGATTACGCAACAGGAAGGCTTAGCGTTGTTCTCTCCGGAATGGGTGGGCGATTCCTTACTGGTCAGTCCGGCCATCATGGCCTATCGAGGCCGGCTAAGCGTATTGAACGCACAGGGTGCCCTGATCCGTACCATTGGCCCCACACCTCCTAACCCTAAGCGCCAGTTCGTTCCGCTGCCCGTGCTACAACATGCCTATCATGCCAGCCTGGCCTACGAACCCACTCGTCAGGCCCTGGTAGTGGCTGATTTTTACACGGATCGGATCGAAGTATACGATGTATCTGGCCGCACAATCGGTCAGATCAGTGGACCAGAACACTTTCCCCCCGTCTTCGAAGTCGAGCAGGTGCGAGGCCAATTTGTCAAGGCTTCTACCGACGAAACCCGGCATGCTTACATTGATGTGATAACAACGCCGCAGTATATCTTCGCGCTTTATTCGGGAAAATTCTGGCCGGAGGAGCTCTCATGGCATGGTTTCTATATCCATGAGTTTGATTGGTCTGGCAAGCTGGTTCGAGCCTTTGCGCTCCCTGTCCCCACTTTGCAGATAGTTTTGACACCTGATGGTAAAGCGCTGCTGGGAAGTGTCGAAGAACCCGAACCGGCCCTTTACTATTTTTCCCTTCCTGTAAAATGA
- a CDS encoding glycoside hydrolase family 3 protein, which produces MKHLVTTLLFGLVFAAAVRAQSSRVDSLLAAMTLAEKISLLHGAIDPTGEAGAGYVPGVPRLGIPAMRLTDGPAGIRTRHPATALPAPVALAASFDPELAYRYGHVMGIEGRARRHEVLLSPMVNIVRVPEAGRNFETFSEDPLLSAEMVAAEVRGIQDAGMMATVKHYVANNFENDRMRVNVVVDERTLREIYLPGFEAAIKAGAAAVMCAYNRVNGPYACDNEMLLTDILRDEWGFEGWVMTDWFAGHSLESLVRGLDQEMPGYTIPFSSPDMPLAPAVFADSLLAAVESGRIDEAYVDRAVRRILVQMEQFGLLDGESTPPEINIEAHAAVAREVAEAGAVLLRNENQTLPLSERDLQHLVVIGPTATRPLIGGGGSSRVQPFRTTSTLAALQELAGPQAQIRYVPGIDLDGMPVPSSALRTPDGQPGLLRQGADGTTQVDAQLDFTGERALPPGSQWTWTGTLTAPTAGVYELKLQTAGGVGTLSIDGQPVLRTGMFFSDASLIPTADSLENATYRIELQAGQQLSLTVQISGQVPSLPFLPAGQNPVQVRLAWVTPERRAAFLEEAAEAARAAHAAIVFVYEEGTEGRDRETLALRPDQDALVEAVAAANPRTTVVMNVGAPTLMPWAERVGAILLMWYPGQEGGWATADVLLGRANPAGRLPVTFPRRAEDAPTASPERYPGVDLTARYDEGIFVGYRWYDAQQIEPLFPFGHGLSYTTFAYENLRVEPDGDGFVVRFVVRNTGDRAGSDVPQVYLGPPENPPVPMAVRQLVGFRRVTLAPGEAQEVTVRIDGRALSYWSVEDHAWVKATGRRTLYVGASARDLRLQTEIDVQ; this is translated from the coding sequence ATGAAGCACCTTGTTACGACGCTGCTCTTCGGGCTGGTTTTTGCCGCGGCCGTGCGGGCGCAATCGTCCCGCGTGGATTCGTTGCTGGCGGCCATGACGCTGGCCGAAAAAATCTCGTTGCTGCACGGGGCGATCGACCCGACCGGCGAGGCGGGCGCCGGGTATGTGCCCGGCGTACCCCGCCTGGGCATTCCGGCGATGCGGCTGACCGACGGCCCGGCCGGCATTCGCACGCGCCATCCGGCCACGGCGCTTCCGGCCCCGGTCGCACTGGCTGCTTCGTTCGATCCCGAGCTGGCCTATCGCTACGGCCACGTGATGGGCATTGAAGGCCGGGCACGCCGGCATGAGGTGCTGCTTTCCCCCATGGTCAACATCGTGCGCGTGCCCGAGGCGGGCCGCAATTTCGAGACGTTCAGCGAAGACCCGCTGCTTTCGGCCGAGATGGTGGCCGCCGAGGTGCGGGGGATCCAGGACGCCGGCATGATGGCCACGGTCAAGCACTACGTGGCCAACAACTTTGAAAACGATCGAATGCGGGTGAACGTGGTGGTGGACGAGCGCACGCTCAGGGAGATCTACCTGCCGGGCTTCGAGGCGGCCATCAAAGCAGGCGCGGCGGCCGTCATGTGCGCCTACAACCGGGTGAACGGCCCCTACGCCTGCGATAATGAAATGCTGCTGACGGACATCCTGCGCGACGAGTGGGGCTTCGAGGGCTGGGTAATGACGGACTGGTTCGCCGGGCACAGCCTGGAATCGCTCGTGCGCGGGCTGGATCAGGAAATGCCGGGCTACACGATTCCGTTCAGCTCGCCCGACATGCCGCTGGCACCGGCCGTCTTCGCCGATTCACTCCTGGCAGCCGTCGAGTCCGGGCGGATCGACGAGGCCTACGTGGATCGGGCGGTGCGACGCATTCTGGTGCAGATGGAGCAGTTCGGGTTGCTGGATGGCGAATCGACTCCGCCGGAGATCAACATCGAAGCGCATGCGGCCGTCGCGCGCGAGGTGGCCGAAGCCGGAGCCGTGCTGCTCCGCAACGAAAACCAGACGCTGCCGCTGAGCGAACGTGATCTGCAGCACCTGGTCGTGATCGGCCCCACGGCTACGCGGCCGCTTATCGGTGGGGGTGGTAGCTCCCGCGTGCAGCCTTTCCGCACCACGTCCACGCTGGCGGCGCTTCAGGAACTGGCCGGGCCACAGGCACAGATTCGTTACGTGCCAGGCATCGACCTCGACGGCATGCCGGTGCCCTCCTCGGCCCTCCGGACGCCCGATGGGCAGCCGGGACTCCTCCGCCAGGGCGCCGACGGTACGACGCAGGTCGACGCCCAGCTCGACTTTACCGGCGAGCGGGCGCTGCCACCCGGTTCGCAGTGGACCTGGACCGGCACGCTGACGGCACCGACCGCCGGCGTCTATGAACTCAAACTGCAGACGGCCGGGGGCGTCGGCACGCTGTCGATCGACGGCCAGCCGGTGTTGCGTACGGGCATGTTCTTCAGCGATGCCAGCCTGATCCCGACGGCCGACAGCCTGGAAAACGCCACCTATCGAATCGAGCTGCAGGCCGGGCAGCAGCTCTCGCTGACGGTGCAGATCTCGGGCCAGGTGCCGTCGCTGCCGTTCCTGCCGGCCGGACAGAATCCGGTGCAGGTGCGGCTGGCCTGGGTGACGCCGGAGCGGCGGGCGGCCTTCCTGGAGGAAGCGGCAGAGGCCGCCCGCGCGGCGCACGCGGCAATCGTGTTCGTCTATGAAGAAGGAACCGAGGGGCGCGACCGGGAGACGCTGGCCCTGCGCCCGGACCAGGATGCGCTGGTCGAGGCCGTGGCGGCGGCCAATCCGCGAACGACGGTGGTGATGAACGTAGGGGCGCCCACGCTGATGCCCTGGGCCGAGCGCGTCGGTGCGATCCTGCTGATGTGGTATCCGGGACAGGAAGGCGGATGGGCCACGGCCGACGTGCTGCTCGGCCGCGCCAATCCGGCGGGACGGTTGCCCGTCACGTTCCCGCGTCGCGCCGAAGATGCGCCGACGGCTTCGCCGGAGCGCTACCCGGGCGTGGATCTGACGGCGCGCTACGATGAGGGCATCTTCGTAGGGTACCGCTGGTACGACGCGCAGCAGATCGAACCGCTGTTCCCCTTCGGCCACGGACTTTCCTACACGACCTTCGCCTACGAGAACCTGCGCGTCGAGCCCGACGGCGACGGCTTCGTCGTGCGCTTCGTGGTGCGCAACACGGGTGATCGGGCCGGCAGCGACGTGCCCCAGGTCTATCTGGGGCCGCCGGAAAATCCGCCCGTGCCCATGGCCGTGCGTCAGCTGGTGGGCTTCCGGCGCGTGACGCTCGCGCCCGGCGAGGCGCAGGAGGTGACCGTGCGCATCGACGGCCGCGCGCTTTCGTACTGGTCGGTCGAAGACCATGCCTGGGTGAAGGCCACCGGACGCCGGACGCTTTACGTGGGCGCTTCGGCGCGCGACCTGCGGTTGCAGACGGAAATCGACGTGCAGTAG
- a CDS encoding asparagine synthase-related protein, which translates to MIRPRYIEDVIDLTDPALNHILNMSVEEARARVRSGDPKAVRAIEGSFALVARDGKTVRLARSMDRPMRYFLAKREDGPALVVAHRIEEIHRWLQSVGFADQFHPSYTRMVPAHYVVTLELIGCPDPAPAYTRFFEIPTETLPPDIPTIGRYYIGALKEEIRRWLLSIPEDEPIGVTFSGGIDSGSVFLVTYHTLLELGMNPGRLKAFTLDLGDGPDRNQAFAFLQQLGLELFWEPVEAGPELIDIREVVRIVEDYKPLDIESAAMHYALARALRRRYPNWKYLLDGEGGDENLRAYPIEHNPELTVYSIINNHLLYHEGWGVDKFKHSITYTGGLSRAYTRTFAINRHFGFEGFSPYTRPNVIEVAEKIPFAELTGYDKERLYRLKGEVVYHGVRAVTGFEMPVFEKRRFQHGALPEARLRELIPPERQLRRMVEDLFVS; encoded by the coding sequence ATGATTCGTCCCCGGTACATCGAAGACGTGATCGATCTGACCGATCCGGCGCTGAATCACATTCTGAACATGAGCGTCGAGGAGGCCCGCGCACGTGTGCGCTCGGGCGACCCGAAGGCGGTGCGGGCCATCGAGGGATCGTTTGCACTGGTGGCCCGTGACGGCAAGACGGTACGCCTGGCCCGCTCGATGGACCGTCCCATGCGCTACTTTCTGGCCAAGCGCGAGGACGGCCCCGCGCTGGTCGTGGCCCATCGCATTGAGGAAATTCACCGCTGGCTGCAATCGGTCGGTTTTGCCGATCAGTTTCATCCGAGCTACACGCGCATGGTGCCCGCCCACTACGTGGTCACGCTGGAACTGATCGGCTGCCCGGATCCGGCGCCCGCCTACACGCGCTTTTTCGAAATCCCCACCGAAACGCTGCCGCCCGACATTCCCACCATCGGACGCTACTACATCGGCGCGCTCAAGGAAGAAATCCGGCGCTGGTTGCTGAGCATTCCCGAAGACGAGCCCATCGGCGTGACGTTTTCGGGCGGTATCGATAGCGGTTCGGTCTTCCTGGTCACCTACCACACGCTGCTGGAGCTGGGCATGAATCCCGGCCGACTCAAAGCCTTCACGCTGGACCTGGGCGACGGCCCCGACCGCAATCAGGCCTTTGCGTTTCTGCAACAACTCGGACTGGAGCTGTTCTGGGAGCCGGTAGAGGCGGGTCCGGAGCTGATTGACATCCGGGAGGTGGTGCGCATCGTCGAAGACTACAAGCCGCTCGACATCGAGTCGGCCGCCATGCACTATGCGCTGGCCCGCGCCCTGCGCCGGCGCTACCCGAACTGGAAGTACCTGCTCGACGGCGAGGGCGGCGACGAAAACCTCCGCGCCTATCCCATCGAGCACAATCCGGAGCTGACCGTCTACAGCATCATCAACAATCATCTGCTCTACCACGAGGGCTGGGGCGTGGACAAATTCAAGCACTCGATCACCTACACGGGCGGCCTCAGCCGCGCCTACACGCGCACCTTCGCCATCAACCGGCACTTCGGCTTTGAGGGCTTCAGCCCCTACACGCGCCCGAACGTGATCGAAGTGGCCGAAAAGATTCCCTTTGCCGAGCTGACCGGCTACGACAAGGAAAGGCTCTATCGGCTCAAAGGCGAGGTGGTCTATCACGGCGTCCGAGCCGTCACCGGCTTCGAGATGCCCGTGTTCGAGAAGCGCCGCTTCCAGCACGGTGCCCTGCCCGAAGCGCGCCTGCGCGAACTGATTCCGCCCGAGCGCCAGCTCCGGCGCATGGTGGAGGACCTGTTCGTATCATGA
- a CDS encoding radical SAM protein, with the protein MNELTRWETLTPLARTRLIRRLRPPRAPVDPECPYGFHHEQERAPDGRLERVNVVFLTNRECPWTCTMCDLWRHTTTAPVTADQILRQLDHALERLPEADAVKLYNSGSFFDRLAIPPAAYRGIAERLRGYRRVIVESHPALLGRRTLQFRDLLDGRLEVAIGVECVHPGVLDALNKRLTVADLERAVAWLHEHALLIRAFILLRPPFLPDEAALDWTCRTVQWAVDRDIQTIVLIPTRTGNGVMERLEQVGRFAPPTPDAIEAAAAFLFAQPAPVRLLDTWDLARFYPCPDCARLQQERFERMNRTQTWEAAVRCPNCTAP; encoded by the coding sequence ATGAACGAACTGACGCGCTGGGAAACGCTCACGCCGCTGGCTCGCACGCGGTTGATCCGACGGCTACGGCCGCCCCGAGCCCCGGTCGATCCGGAGTGTCCCTACGGCTTCCACCACGAGCAGGAGCGGGCGCCCGACGGCCGCCTGGAGCGCGTCAACGTGGTTTTTCTGACCAACCGGGAATGCCCGTGGACGTGCACCATGTGCGACCTGTGGCGCCACACCACCACGGCGCCGGTCACGGCCGACCAGATCCTGCGCCAGCTCGACCACGCCCTGGAACGCCTGCCCGAAGCCGACGCCGTCAAGCTCTACAACAGCGGAAGCTTCTTCGATCGACTGGCGATTCCGCCGGCGGCCTACCGGGGCATTGCCGAACGGCTGCGCGGCTATCGGCGCGTGATCGTCGAGTCGCATCCGGCCCTGCTGGGCCGTCGGACGCTCCAGTTCCGGGACCTGCTCGACGGCCGGCTCGAGGTGGCCATCGGGGTCGAGTGCGTTCATCCGGGCGTGCTCGATGCGCTCAACAAACGCCTGACCGTGGCCGACCTGGAGCGCGCCGTGGCCTGGCTGCACGAGCACGCGCTGCTCATCCGGGCGTTCATCCTGCTCCGGCCGCCGTTTCTACCGGACGAAGCCGCCCTCGACTGGACCTGCCGCACCGTGCAATGGGCCGTGGATCGGGACATCCAGACCATCGTGCTCATCCCGACCCGCACGGGCAACGGCGTCATGGAACGACTTGAGCAGGTTGGACGCTTCGCCCCGCCCACACCCGACGCGATTGAGGCGGCCGCCGCCTTTCTGTTTGCGCAACCGGCTCCGGTGCGGCTGCTGGATACCTGGGACCTGGCGCGCTTCTACCCGTGCCCGGACTGCGCCCGGCTCCAGCAGGAACGCTTCGAACGCATGAATCGGACGCAGACCTGGGAAGCTGCCGTCCGCTGTCCGAACTGCACCGCGCCATGA